GAAATGAGGCTAGAAAAATGTGAGTTGGACAAAAATCTCAATGAAAGCGAAATAGCTGCGTCTGCATTATATTTAAACGCTGTTGCGGCCGTGTCGGCAGCAGTTGAAAGAGGAGATGAATTGGCTGTTTGGAAAGCTTTGAATTCGAAACAGATACAACTGGAAACACTCAGACCACATTGCCGTCGACGCTACTTATCTGCATTGGTAACAGCTTTACAGGTTAAAGTAAGGGAACAATGCGAGTGTCCATTGCTTACACTCGACGATATAAGGGATACTATTGACATGGTCAATATGAaagatgacgataatgatgaatgtaagTATACTGATAACTTAGTTTagactaataattataatcatgaaCACATCAgaaatttttaacttatttgaaatttttataataatattaatttaatgaacATTTTTACAGTGGTTGAGGTTATTGACAATATAAATAGAGCTGTTGCAGAAGAaaatttagataatttaataagtttattGAGAAGCTCGTGTCTCAAATTGCCGATGACATTGCACAAAGAAGAGTATAATTTATACATGAGAACCTTGAAGAAACGGTTGTTGCAAAAAGATTCTGAAAATCTCTGGTTTGACGATATCGTTAATGCGATTAATGAAGTTAACAATGAATCTTTGAAAGCTAAAGAGTTGACGGATGCGATAGTACAGCTCAATTTGGCCATTGTGAAAAATGACGTAAGTGAATTTTGGAAAGCATTGACGTCCCCCCAACTGTCTAACTTGGGAATTGTTGAAGGATCCTGTAGAGATGTGTATTTTCAAATGTTTTCTAAAGCACTCAAGAAAAAGGGTCATCACATTTGTCCCTGGATCGTATGCCACACAGAAACAGGAAACACAATTTACATTGATGTGGAGTCATACACCTACAGTTGGAATACCCCTAAAGATTTTGTTCCTTATGCCCGCTATTTGACAAAAAAAGACATCAAAGTCATTATCGAAAAGACTAATAAGCATCACATCAATGCCTACAGACAAAAACTCTTAGAGAAATCCATCACGAGATTCCAAGCGTATTGTAGAGGTTATTTGACCAGACAAAAAGTAAACAGGTTGAAGTTCTTCAGGGATCACACTGAATATGTTATCAGAATACAAGCATGGTGGAGGCGAATTTTAACTCAAAAGAAATATTCAACTCTGTTCAGAATGAAGGCAATAGAAGCTCAacttaataaagaaagaaagcaaAATCCATGGGCGTGGTATAAATCTCAGGTATGTATGAGACAGCATTTtttatacgaaatataatattatctattatttaatatttataatattctttcaggagcaaaaaataataaaaattcaagcTCTTTGGAGAGGTGTCCGTGCTAGGAATGCATATGTTTCCCTATTCCACTCACCAAATCCTCCTTTACGCGTAGTTAAAAAATTCGTGCCCATGTTAGACTTCACGACTGAAGACTATGACAGAGAAATAGAATTGCAAAGCTTGAAATCAGAAGTGGTTCAATCTATACGAAAAAATCAAGAACTTTCCAAACAAATAGACGATATGGACCTAAAAATAGGACTGTTAGTCCAAAATCGCATCGCTTTGCAAGAAGTTGCGGCTCACGGTCTAAAGTTAAACAACTTAGTGAAACACAACACTACAACTTTAGTCTTAAATCGAAGCGGCAAAGGGCCTATAATGACTGTTACAACTGCTGTTAAAGGTTTGAAATCATTAACAAAAGAAAGTAAACACCTTTTGGATGGTTACCAACATTTATTCTATGAATTGCAAACAAATCCAACGTATTTGTCTAAACTTTTGTTTTGTATACcgcaaaataaaactaattcttttttacaaaatgttgTATTGAGTCTTTATAACTTTGGTGCGTACGCAAGAGATGAATATCTATTACTGAAGCTCTTCAGGTTTACTCTCGAGGAAGAAATAAGCTGCAAAGTCGTTAAACCCTTTGATATAATAGCATCTACTCCATTAGTTCTTAAGATGGCTGTCAGTTTATCAAGACAACTCTCTGGGCTGAACAGCCTTGAAACTATTATAGGGCCATTGGTGGAAATGATTATAAAGGATAAAGATTTGAACATTGAAACAGGGCCAATTGAAATATACAAAGCTTGGAGAAATGAGTTGGAAACGACAACGGGACAAATTTCGTAAGATACCTACATCTTTATATGCATGCGTTTGATGTACTTACCCGATAAAGACAATCTTATATTTAGTGTCATTTGTCAAtgaatgaatttgaaaaaaaatatcatatcgtCAATTTAAAGAGACAGGATGCAATGAAAGAAACGCGGATAATTGGTGCGTGCCACAAATATTTTTAGGCAATCTCTGATAGACGGGACGGGATGCACGtgtctaaataatttatttggcaAAAATATACATGAATATGCAATTTTGATAAGGGCACATGTCAGATATTTTGTACGTACCTACATCTAACAAacgtaaaatatctaataatatatttagattatttttaaaacaaatgatTTTACTACTTTTCGAAAGCTAACTAACaccaaaatgtaacacaatagttacttttagaaattatacactggtttggtttttttaaattcctggacttgtttatattttcagacatgtgcccttttcgaaattaCACATTCAATAATAATGGCATTTATGTATATCTGTTGGtgttatattgtaatttattttcagaaaactCCCTTATACTGTGACACAAGAGGAAGCGTTGACATATCCAGAAGTTAAGACAAAATTGGACAAAGCTCTTAAGCAGCTAAAAACTGTTGTGACCATATTTTTGGACAAAATAACAAGTTCAACAGAACTGATACCTTTTTGTATAACGTACATGGCGCGTGTTCTACATCGCTCATTGACTTCTAAATTTCCCCATACGCCAGAAAAAGATGTTTTGAAGGTAAGCTACACTACATAAATcacataattatacattataatGTTGGCAGTGGcaaatgcaaataaaaaaatgaagctccactactatctaaactggttaggttttatcaagtaaaaatataaaaaaatacattaaaattgctaagctactttatcatcagctctttttcgtTTACTGCAGggcaggtaataaaaatattaaacagtagACATAAATTGCAATGAATTTTTGATGTAGATATTGGGAAATAAAACGAAATAGAAAAGATTCAAGGGTTTATTTTCGTTGCCATGATTAAAGTCGGTTAGCGACCTgacaaatttattttgaaaatggggTAAAGTTTCGAGCTTGTCTGCCTGGAGCACTGCACCGCCTAGCCCCGTACGTAGCTGAATGTAGGCTTAGTTAGTTAGCTTAGCTTAATGGTGAGGATGAGCGATGACGTCACGCCTGCTGCTCTATTCTATAGCCAAGTCCCACGGGAACGGGCTCAATGctcaaaattgatttaaaaattaggtacatataaaaaaataattgttatattattttaggtGATCGGTAATCTGGTTTACTATCAATTTTTCAATGCGGCCATAGTGGCACCGGATGCTTTTCATATTATTAACATGCCAAATGGAGCCAGGTTGACGACGGATCAACGTAAGAATCTTGCCTCTGTTGCGAAGATTCTTCATTTCTCAGCTGCTAAGAAAGGAGTAAGTATTTctacgtatttttaatttattcatatttaaagtatataaaatgttcagagagaaagacaaatgtcggCCAATAGCGACGTAATCGAAAATATGACGCGACTAAAACGGCAGAgttgaaatatcgctctctcttttgcTTCAACGGGAaaagagaaagcgatatttttGATTGCGCCGCTAATAACcgacatttgtctttttctcGTCACAGTGGTGTGCAACTTATATGTCCTGCGGAACGTTCGCTCGAACAGGCTCATGTTtttcaatagggtagttgactcatatctttaatataaacaatattaatttcgtattcgaaatatattgatattaagtaattaataaaagttcagaaacttaaaaaattaaaaaacttaatttaaaaatcatgtattttcttAAACTTTCCAAACGTCAATAACGCTcttgtccattttgtgacgtcagaaTGTTCGCTTCGTTTGGACTttttaacgtgacgtcataaaacggTTAAAAtacagaccatcatggccgacaatGTTTTGGCTCGGCATTGtccagaaatatttaaaaatttaaattttcatgcaAACACTTCTTCgtctttttttagaattttagaatttaaactatcgtgagtgttattcatattaattgacttCTTCGTCTTCacaaaaatgatattttttttcaatctagtaaaccccacgactgatgggGGATGTGaacacgtcacttccccgcacgcacgatttcacacccgcgcagtatttCCCCCTTTCGCCCGCATATCGTGGGAGTGTTACAACGgccttgccagactataacctATTGCCTCTGACTCACCAGCCGCGCCGATACGTACCACAGTTCCACATGTGTATTCTCGTGTATcgctacgaaaaaaaaaattactgattacATTATTTCCAGTTCGGCGAAGAGTCCAGCCACCTGCGCTGCCTGAACCCATTCATCGTGGAGTGCCACGAGAAGATGAAGGAGTTGTTCCGACGCTGCTGCCGCGGGCCCACGCTCGAGGAGTACTTCGCGGTGGACGAGTACACTGAGGCGACCCTACTGCACCACCCTCATATTTATATTACTGTTCAGGTCAGCGCTTTCGCTGCGATTTTCCGTTTATAATCAAAttccaaaataacaaaaagtctACTGACAAACACGCAACTGACACTCACTCTGCCGATCGGACCGATCAATCTATCCCATCCGTGTAGTCTGTGCCTCTTTCGATACTAGTATTCGCTCTAATGTACACAATCAAGTATGCATTGTGATTTCAATTAAGACCTGCTGGTCTATTCAttatggtctttattatcaacctattaaaataaacatcgaatCAAAATACaaatgacaaaatgtcatttacctactgtgtgatgtattgtatactagcggacgcccgcgatttcgtccgcgtgaaatttagttattcacaaacgggtaccatggatttttccgagatgaagcctatgtgttaaaccaaagaataatctatttccattccaaatttcagccaaatcggttcagttgtcgcggcgttaaagagtaacaaacatccaaacaaatatctataaaaactttcgcgtttataatattagtaggattatttttgctgtaacaattgaaaaaaaaatattttcataaaaaactgacgttttaatttgtttgcagGAAATCGTCGACACTCATGCCCTTCTGATCGAGTACCAAGACATACTAGCGCCGGACCCCGGCGACCGACTCAACGAATTACTCGACGACTTGGGAGAAGTTCCGTCAGTGGCACAACTGGCTTCCCGGGATGTTCCTTCAGTATGTATCATAGAATATCTATGGACCCCATTTTATCGGCAACATAGGCTCTGTTATTTTCACGGTGAATAGAACTAGCTCCGCTCTGGTAAGCTAGTAAGCTAGTAAGGTCTAGCAAGAAAacgtagcggagaaacggactaatgcggagctGAGTTGTAgacgttaaataaataaatgttagatttaatttatttaaccctgCTCCGCCTAccggttttatataaatttttaaactaattCACAAGTCCCTGttcacttaagaggagcggagattttgtgcgattctattggttaatatttctctgtTTCTcagctccgctgcctcgctccgcttcggtggactggcagcctaagTGGGTGAAATTGTGGGTTGATTGCATGTCATGCATTCATTCAATGAGCCTTTTTcctctaaaaatttaaaaataaatccgcTGGGTGTTAATGGAAAATTCCACAAATTTCAAATGTGTTGAATTTTCCATTATCGCTGGATAATCGTAACCGAAAACCCAAATTTTACAAGAGAAAATTTTTTGTGctattgaattgaaacttaACATATATCATTATATTGGATACAACAATTTTGCTGTCTTTTGGTGTATGCGATTTCGCTTACGataaaaaattactaatgtaAATAACCATATTAACTAATGATGCTGTACGCTATCGGTATTGACCTATTTTACCTGCCAAAATCGTTATCATTAgtgaaactaattaaaaattctaCCCTTTGAAAAAATGTCACTTGACACATACCataaaagtgtcgcttactGTAATTTGACGGTCATATGTCGATTTTTACCACCCCGGTGCTGCGCCTTccggattttttaaaatctttagaaGGAAAAAGACTCTTGCATAGAAATTCTTAGGAATAACCTTGCTATATTTTTGTAGCAATTAGGAGACGCAGAAGAGAAcgctaaactagaagtttgcCTCGCGCTCGTCAACAAATTTCAAGCTCCCGCAGATGACATGACCGATCTAAATAAACTCTTCATTAAAACCAAAGAGTTATGTGTTGCAATAATCCCATTTTTAAATGGTGAGTACTGTTACTGCTATctatgtactaatattatacagaaagGTTTTATTGTGTGATTGTTTGTCgcaaataggctccgaaactactccatagttttaaaaatctcgttcactaaaacaaatctaaattaTCAGAGTgtaacaaaggctatattttatcgctgtATTCCCACGTTGAATgagaactacgcgtgtgaaaccgcaaggggtccgctagtaaaaagttaataaagttaaatatatGGTAGTATTCACAGTCCCTTAGCCCTTAGCCCTTAGCCGATGTGGGTTCAGAACTCTCAAGGTCCCGGGTTTGAGCTATCTAATTCTGGACTGGGGAAAATGGTGATGgtacatctgatagtgattgtaaaATACTTAAACATTATCATTCTAAGCCCGCCTATCCACATTGGTGCAACGTGGTCTGctaaagctccatatccctctTTAATACAGAGAGGTGTGTCATTAAAAAAGCTGATTAATTTTCGTGTGTTAATAACTTAAGactgatgattttattaatatatgatGATGGTTTTTTAAAGGTGAACATCTATTAGAAGCACTCTGCATTGGCACCACCAGAGAACAACAGGAACAGTATCTAGAGAAGGTCCAAAGGCGCATATACTCCGGCCAAGCGCGGCCCGACGAAGCGATGACGTTGCGTGAGCACATCGCCAAGTTACGTCGCAACCTGCAAATGCTCGAGGACGAAGGTTACGTAACCCGAGAAGACGGATATCAAGCTCTAATAACTTCTATAGCTCTTGATCTATGCAATAAGGGGAAGTATAGACAGGCGCAGAGAAGGGCATTGGCCACTTTGACCCGAACTAAACTGAGTCTAATGGAAAAGACTAAGTATTACGAGGAGAAATGCAAGTCCTATGACGAGTATATCAAATCCTGTTTGGCTAACCTTCACGCTGGGAAAAGGTATATGTTGTTAAGTGTAATATGAATTGTTATaatactcagactaattacatagggACCTGCTTCGCTAGACGTACGTTTTCtgttaaagtatatgatcaacgatctaatgcgattttaaaaatcgtctctatagaatcgatgtttcataattgtaatcgtgttcgtctgTTAAAGAGCTCCAAATACATtcttgtgtagttgaatggtgtacaAAACagtcaaaaacttctagtttagtataagataccTAATCTTCCTCCTTCCTAATCCtttaaaatgacagacaattttgttcgtgaatttgggtgcgatactagtccttatgtaattagtctgagatatattataataaattgattCTATTAAATGTACTAAAATAACAGACCAAACAATTTACAGTACTTTACGGTAAAaacacttttaatttaaatatacaaaaaacattatttccatgtttttccttcatttgtttatttgttgttttttttttttaatttttaacaatggtaatataatacaaaacactattaaaaaactaGATTATTGTTAGAAAGTGCTCTCAATAGTGTCGAGAATTTaggtattaagtataatattttcaaaaaaaactgACTTCTGAAATCtgtgtaaaaactaaaagattAGTAACTGTTGGTTTTGTCTCGGAAGTAGGTCACTCTTgtgtttaaatacattttttatttttgactaagtttattactaataattttttcttttacaaattcTCTTTATAAATTGCTACTATAATTATTGTCTTTTCTGTTTTCCAGAAGTGTGCACGCGTGTCTAAGATCAGGTAaagatatcaaaaaaataaaatccaaattGACGATTAAATATTCTGCCGCGAAATTATTGGAAAGAGGAGTTCTTCTGGAAATCGAAGGTCTCTCCACATCGCAGTTCAAGAATGTCCAGTTTGAAATTACACCAACGAATCACAACGGTGTTTTCACCGTCAAAGGAAAGTTTATGGGGGTAGAGATGGAGTCCATAGAAATTGATATTCAAGATCTTTTACAGAAACAGTATGAAGGCTGTTCTATTATGGACATGTTTGGAAAAGCCAAAATAAATGTTAACTTACTTATTTTCTTGTTAAATAGCAAGTTTTATGGTAAGTGTTGAATAATTGTAGAATAGGCGCTATAGGTAATCGTGTGTGCAAAATATGTCGACAGAAATCTAGCTACCAATGAAAtagagttaaaaataaatcaaagctTAATTAATAGctcaatcaaaaaaaaagagtaattcGGACCTTATCAGTCCACTTTTCTTTGTCTAAGTACTTCTTTTTGTAAAGGAAATAAATTGAGCTGGCACATGCTAAAATCCATTGAGATTCGGTTCTTATATTTTGCACACACCATTACCTTTAGCGCCTGGACTATgatgtaactttatttttaagccaCGTTTATCGAGATCggtatattgttatttttatgaatGACGTCATTAAAACTTTGTAATAATGACGTGAACGCATGACGCATTATATGACTAATTTTGATGTTGTACaagtgaaataatattttgctaCTATAacatcatgatgatgattaatggaTATACTTGTATGtttactcttaatttattactttttttaagtttaattttaaatcatatCATACTGAATAAATTTGTCAAGGCGTCAGGCCACagtacttattaataataattacaagtaattatttaatttactgaaTTCCGTCTCATGAAGAGACATTGACTCGAGTAACTTGAGAAATACCTAccaaatattttagaaacagtTACATAAATGtgatgtacctattatttaccaaataattagtattatttacccttaagtattttttattctatggtaatattatttaacaatttttataatttttaatgaatttttaaattaagattttttattcttaactttattttacgtaattttCTATTATAACTAGATGACCTAGCAAATGTTATTTTGCCTTGTAAAAAATTTGGGGATGACCACCCTTATCACTGATCTATTAtgatatgcacacaaaattacatataaatcggttcagccgtttcaggGGAGTTCCTAACAAAGGCCACAATACGAGAAATttacatgtaatttttaattgatgAAATAACTCATCTATAATAGTTTTCAGTGTCCATGTTACTATAATtgtaattacaaataatataagcattaaattagttaatgaggctgtttattattgatattgttcattgtttaaaaaataaaactaacactgcttttgttttgtttgttttttacctTCACTTTGGCCCTAGAGATAGGAAATTCTTGGATAGAGATATAATTTGCTAattctaataattaataacaatgaatattaattattattac
This DNA window, taken from Bicyclus anynana chromosome 1, ilBicAnyn1.1, whole genome shotgun sequence, encodes the following:
- the LOC112049618 gene encoding ras GTPase-activating-like protein IQGAP1, whose product is MGKDDSDVLIGKIDDCDADVRKTAQEMDIIRQRTIAYEYLCRLEEAKVWLESCLREELPPAVEFEESLRNGVYLAKLGNFIAPDLLPINKIYDIDLRRYKIMGLQFKHTDNINKFLQVLKRTELPATFQPETTDIYDNKNMPKVIYCLHALSSHLFKLGKAPLIHDVFGKAVFTDEQLDSVSKDLQKCKHPLPMFQKISGILSHNNGPDNSATQNALVELNNLLDSEKSITHALLNPNLKIKYVQNCLINEYKKVLKSAKYEKVQVAHNHSLNDSYVPDEYDELLTLVEIQGHITATNYKFLWKTLCTACKNNDVNSLHKIFNEEWVKIKKYNPNNLDFYCDVVLEIIESCKDIDVESITNWHKIFQNIINDGNNKALEHIEHKNAISSVNKALDEGTPEDLYVALTSSKLGLNFKIDSYAVPLLFEEMRLEKCELDKNLNESEIAASALYLNAVAAVSAAVERGDELAVWKALNSKQIQLETLRPHCRRRYLSALVTALQVKVREQCECPLLTLDDIRDTIDMVNMKDDDNDELVEVIDNINRAVAEENLDNLISLLRSSCLKLPMTLHKEEYNLYMRTLKKRLLQKDSENLWFDDIVNAINEVNNESLKAKELTDAIVQLNLAIVKNDVSEFWKALTSPQLSNLGIVEGSCRDVYFQMFSKALKKKGHHICPWIVCHTETGNTIYIDVESYTYSWNTPKDFVPYARYLTKKDIKVIIEKTNKHHINAYRQKLLEKSITRFQAYCRGYLTRQKVNRLKFFRDHTEYVIRIQAWWRRILTQKKYSTLFRMKAIEAQLNKERKQNPWAWYKSQEQKIIKIQALWRGVRARNAYVSLFHSPNPPLRVVKKFVPMLDFTTEDYDREIELQSLKSEVVQSIRKNQELSKQIDDMDLKIGLLVQNRIALQEVAAHGLKLNNLVKHNTTTLVLNRSGKGPIMTVTTAVKGLKSLTKESKHLLDGYQHLFYELQTNPTYLSKLLFCIPQNKTNSFLQNVVLSLYNFGAYARDEYLLLKLFRFTLEEEISCKVVKPFDIIASTPLVLKMAVSLSRQLSGLNSLETIIGPLVEMIIKDKDLNIETGPIEIYKAWRNELETTTGQISKLPYTVTQEEALTYPEVKTKLDKALKQLKTVVTIFLDKITSSTELIPFCITYMARVLHRSLTSKFPHTPEKDVLKVIGNLVYYQFFNAAIVAPDAFHIINMPNGARLTTDQRKNLASVAKILHFSAAKKGFGEESSHLRCLNPFIVECHEKMKELFRRCCRGPTLEEYFAVDEYTEATLLHHPHIYITVQEIVDTHALLIEYQDILAPDPGDRLNELLDDLGEVPSVAQLASRDVPSQLGDAEENAKLEVCLALVNKFQAPADDMTDLNKLFIKTKELCVAIIPFLNGEHLLEALCIGTTREQQEQYLEKVQRRIYSGQARPDEAMTLREHIAKLRRNLQMLEDEGYVTREDGYQALITSIALDLCNKGKYRQAQRRALATLTRTKLSLMEKTKYYEEKCKSYDEYIKSCLANLHAGKRSVHACLRSGKDIKKIKSKLTIKYSAAKLLERGVLLEIEGLSTSQFKNVQFEITPTNHNGVFTVKGKFMGVEMESIEIDIQDLLQKQYEGCSIMDMFGKAKINVNLLIFLLNSKFYGKC